A region of Bombyx mori chromosome 13, ASM3026992v2 DNA encodes the following proteins:
- the LOC733106 gene encoding S-phase kinase-associated protein: MPNIKLQSSDNEVFVVDVEIAKCSVTIKTMLEDLGMEEDEEEVVPLPNVNSAILKKVIQWATYHKDDPPLPEDDENKEKRTDDISSWDADFLKVDQGTLFELILAANYLDIKGLLDVTCKTVANMIKGKTPEEIRKTFNIKNDFTAAEEDQVRKENEWCEEK, from the coding sequence ATGCCAAATATTAAGTTGCAATCATCAGACAACGAGGTCTTCGTTGTTGATGTTGAAATCGCCAAATGCTCCGTAACTATCAAAACTATGCTAGAAGACTTAGGCATGGAAGAGGATGAAGAGGAAGTTGTACCTTTACCTAATGTCAATTCTGCAATACTCAAAAAAGTTATTCAGTGGGCTACTTATCATAAAGACGATCCTCCGCTACCAGAAGATGACGAAAACAAGGAAAAGAGGACTGATGACATATCATCATGGGATGCTGATTTTTTGAAAGTTGACCAAGGCACACTCTTTGAATTAATATTAGCTGCAAATTATTTGGACATCAAGGGTTTATTAGATGTCACATGTAAAACTGTAGCAAACATGATCAAAGGAAAGACTCCTGAAGAAATCCGTAAAACGTTCAACATTAAGAATGATTTCACTGCTGCAGAAGAAGATCAGGTTCGTAAAGAGAATGAATGGTGTGAAGAAAAGTAA